A genomic segment from Diospyros lotus cultivar Yz01 chromosome 5, ASM1463336v1, whole genome shotgun sequence encodes:
- the LOC127801152 gene encoding acetyl-CoA-benzylalcohol acetyltransferase-like → MEVQILCKKMIRPSSPTPCHLQTMKLSLIDQIIPPTHINMIFYYSSNGEKATERFSQLEQSLAEALTKYYPLAGRLVVNDLSVDCNDQGVQFVEAEVTGNLAEFLRSEREIEVVDKFVPWDHIGACGPAAGAPLAAVQISTFDCGGWVLGISVSHKVADLYSIIGFVNGWAAASRSGIQTVAAPVFELGSLFPTSNLLPLNPPPSMKKGTKIVTRRFFFGELAIQALVREAGGAAPTRVAAATALIWKALIGVAQAKHGHLRTSLLVHPMNLRGNTGLSIPENSFGNMPMLFITRFLPEERKKELSELVSLVGESRRDWDPAKITNLDDLCAMVSSSFGEARREKIQNERVDVHLCASWSGLPLYEADFGWGKPVWVSSTSTPYEVVSLIDNRSGDAIEAWVSLNQNDMLHFERDSDILAFTSQ, encoded by the exons ATGGAGGTTCAGATCCTTTGCAAGAAGATGATAAGGCCATCTTCTCCAACTCCATGCCACCTCCAGACCATGAAGCTTTCGTTAATCGATCAGATCATTCCGCCGACCCACATCAACATGATCTTCTACTACTCCTCCAATGGCGAAAAGGCCACTGAGAGATTCTCCCAATTGGAGCAATCTCTCGCCGAGGCATTGACGAAGTACTACCCTCTTGCCGGAAGGCTCGTCGTCAACGACCTCTCCGTCGATTGCAACGACCAGGGCGTTCAGTTCGTGGAAGCAGAGGTCACCGGAAACCTCGCGGAGTTTCTGCGCAGCGAAAGGGAGATCGAGGTTGTGGACAAGTTCGTTCCGTGGGATCACATCGGCGCCTGTGGTCCAGCCGCCGGTGCTCCGCTGGCGGCGGTTCAGATCAGCACGTTCGATTGCGGCGGCTGGGTCTTGGGGATCAGCGTTTCGCACAAAGTCGCCGACTTGTATTCGATAATCGGGTTCGTTAATGGCTGGGCCGCCGCTAGCCGCAGCGGCATCCAGACCGTTGCCGCCCCGGTTTTCGAGCTGGGATCGCTGTTCCCGACGAGCAATCTCTTGCCGCTGAATCCCCCGCCTAGCATGAAAAAAGGAACTAAGATCGTGACAAGGAGGTTCTTCTTCGGCGAGCTGGCTATTCAGGCTCTGGTGAGGGAAGCCGGCGGCGCCGCCCCCACAAGGGTGGCGGCGGCTACGGCGTTGATCTGGAAGGCGCTCATTGGGGTGGCTCAGGCCAAGCATGGCCACCTGCGAACTTCCCTGCTCGTTCATCCCATGAATTTGAGGGGGAATACCGGGTTGTCGATACCAGAAAACTCCTTTGGAAACATGCCGATGCTGTTCATTACTCGGTTTCTGccagaggagaggaagaaggagtTGTCGGAGCTCGTCAGCCTGGTCGGAGAGTCCAGAAGAGACTGGGATCCGGCCAAAATCACCAACCTCGACGACCTATGCGCCATg GTGAGCAGCTCGTTCGGAGAAGCAAGGAGGGAGAAGATACAAAATGAGAGAGTGGACGTGCACCTGTGCGCGAGCTGGAGCGGGCTGCCGCTGTACGAGGCGGACTTCGGGTGGGGGAAGCCGGTGTGGGTGAGCAGCACCAGCACGCCGTACGAGGTGGTCAGCCTCATCGACAACCGCTCCGGCGACGCCATCGAAGCCTGGGTCAGTTTGAACCAGAACGACATGCTCCATTTCGAACGCGATTCTGACATCTTAGCCTTCACCTCGCAGTAA